Sequence from the Candidatus Pantoea soli genome:
AGGCGATTTCGGTCTGGGGACGTTCAATCAGCTGGATGGTGAACTGGTGGCGTTTGACCGGGAAGTGTATCAGCTACGCGCAGACGGCAGCGCCCGACCCGCCAGCCCGGAGCAGAAAACCCCCTTTGCCGTCATGACCTTTTTCGCGCCGGAGTATGAGCACCGCTTCAGCAGCACAGCGACGCGCGAGGAAGTTCATGCCGTCATTGATCGCATCATCCGTTCCGATAATCAGTTCTGCGCATTGCGCATCCGCGGCCAGTTCCGCTCCGTGCAGACGCGCACCGTGCCATGCCAGTGCCGCCCTTACCGCAGCATGCCGGAGGTGCTGGGTAACCAGCCGGTGTTTGATTTTCAGGCGCGGCAGGGCGAACTGATCGGCTTCCGAACACCGCAATATATGCAGGGCATCAACGTGGCGGGCTATCACGAGCACTTTATCACTGACGATCGTCAGGGAGGCGGACACATTCTCGATTACGTGCTGGAAGAGGGCACCCTGAGCTTCGGGGCCATCAGCAAACTGGTGATCGATTTACCGCAGGATCGCGAGTTCCTGCAGGCCGATCTGAACCCGGACAATCTGGATGAAGCCATCCGTTCTGTTGAAAGCTAACTGAGGTCACGATGAAAGCAGACAAAACCGAGACACGATGGAATAGCGGCGCCGATCTGGTGGTCG
This genomic interval carries:
- the budA gene encoding acetolactate decarboxylase, which gives rise to MCDFVSDCSCEDQLRETVSLLAENSAEKVIYQTSLMSALLNGVYDGSTTVADLLKKGDFGLGTFNQLDGELVAFDREVYQLRADGSARPASPEQKTPFAVMTFFAPEYEHRFSSTATREEVHAVIDRIIRSDNQFCALRIRGQFRSVQTRTVPCQCRPYRSMPEVLGNQPVFDFQARQGELIGFRTPQYMQGINVAGYHEHFITDDRQGGGHILDYVLEEGTLSFGAISKLVIDLPQDREFLQADLNPDNLDEAIRSVES